Genomic DNA from bacterium (Candidatus Blackallbacteria) CG13_big_fil_rev_8_21_14_2_50_49_14:
CACTGGAAGCCGTTCGCAAACAAAAAGAAGAAAACAGTTAACTGAGAAGGAGCAATTATAATGGCTACTCTGACCAAAGAAGATATCGTTGAAGCAGTCGGCAGCATGAGCCTGCTGGAAGTCGCTGATCTGGTAAAGATGTTCGAAGATAAATTCGGTGTTTCTGCAGCTGCCCCCGTGGCTGTTGCTGCTGCTGGCGCTCCCGCCGCAGCCGCTGCTGTTGAAGAAAAAACCGATTTTGACGTCATCCTGGCCGATGCTGGCGCCAATAAGATTAAGGTACTGAAAGTCGTTCGCGAACTGACTGGCCTTGGTCTGAAAGAAGCAAAAGAACTGGTTGACAACCT
This window encodes:
- a CDS encoding 50S ribosomal protein L7/L12; this translates as MATLTKEDIVEAVGSMSLLEVADLVKMFEDKFGVSAAAPVAVAAAGAPAAAAAVEEKTDFDVILADAGANKIKVLKVVRELTGLGLKEAKELVDNLPKPVKEGASKEEAEALKAQLEAEGGKVEIK